In one Actinomyces trachealis genomic region, the following are encoded:
- a CDS encoding uracil-DNA glycosylase — protein MSNAKPLSEIIDPSWARALAPVEPVVHAIGARLRQETTAGRGYLPAGTDVLRAFTYPLEGVRVLIVGQDPYPTPGHPMGLSFSVAPGVKPPRSLENIFTELVADLGVPRPTSGDLTPWAQAGVMLLNRVLTVRPGAPASHQGWGWEQVTQRAIEALVERGGPLVAILWGRQAQSLQPLLGATPVVASPHPSPLSASRGFFGSRPFSQANELLVAQGAEPVDWRLP, from the coding sequence GTGAGCAACGCCAAGCCCCTGTCTGAGATCATCGACCCTTCCTGGGCACGCGCCCTAGCCCCGGTAGAACCCGTGGTGCATGCGATTGGTGCACGCTTGCGTCAGGAGACGACGGCGGGGCGCGGCTACCTTCCTGCCGGAACCGATGTGCTGCGGGCATTCACCTACCCGTTGGAGGGCGTGCGCGTCTTGATCGTGGGGCAGGACCCCTACCCGACGCCGGGGCACCCCATGGGTTTGAGCTTCTCCGTGGCGCCTGGGGTCAAGCCGCCGCGTAGCTTGGAGAACATTTTCACTGAGCTGGTGGCTGACCTGGGAGTGCCTAGGCCAACTTCTGGCGACCTGACGCCGTGGGCGCAGGCCGGTGTGATGCTGCTGAACCGGGTGCTGACGGTGCGTCCGGGGGCGCCTGCCTCACACCAGGGCTGGGGCTGGGAGCAGGTGACACAGCGGGCCATTGAGGCGTTGGTGGAGCGCGGCGGACCCTTGGTGGCGATCTTGTGGGGGCGCCAGGCGCAGTCCTTGCAGCCCTTGTTGGGGGCGACGCCGGTGGTGGCCTCCCCGCATCCCTCACCGTTGAGCGCCTCTCGGGGCTTCTTTGGGTCACGGCCCTTCTCCCAGGC
- a CDS encoding SprT-like domain-containing protein, producing MQLPEVLSLANQLLAQHGLHDWEVGLDRARRRAGQCDERNRRITVSRHLMELYTEEEVRETILHEVAHALVGNQHAHDAVWAARARQIGATGARLVPRTAPRIKGRWVGRCPAGHEVDRTRRPSTPLACARCSRRFKVENLISWSHDGVPVTHEALGPDYNRTLKHAQRIQARH from the coding sequence ATGCAGCTGCCCGAGGTCCTGAGCCTAGCCAACCAGCTCCTGGCCCAACATGGTCTGCACGACTGGGAAGTGGGCCTGGACCGGGCCCGACGCCGCGCCGGCCAGTGCGATGAGCGCAACCGCCGCATCACCGTCTCCCGGCACCTGATGGAGCTTTACACGGAGGAGGAGGTCCGCGAAACCATCCTGCACGAGGTGGCGCACGCACTCGTCGGCAACCAGCACGCTCACGACGCCGTCTGGGCCGCGAGAGCCCGGCAGATCGGAGCCACCGGCGCACGCTTGGTCCCCCGCACCGCCCCGCGCATTAAGGGGCGTTGGGTGGGGCGCTGCCCAGCTGGGCACGAGGTGGACCGCACCCGCCGCCCCTCCACGCCCCTGGCCTGCGCGCGCTGCTCACGCCGCTTCAAAGTGGAGAACCTCATCTCGTGGTCCCACGACGGCGTACCCGTCACGCACGAGGCCCTGGGGCCGGACTACAACCGCACTCTCAAGCACGCCCAGCGGATACAAGCCCGGCACTGA
- the cls gene encoding cardiolipin synthase, with the protein MSWDSQSFLATTWVVGDYLIKLIALGTVPENRRPSSSTAWLLAIFLLPLIGLPLYVFLGSPWVHGRRRQQQDDVTHLAHQFTAGRPLLPEGASATPQLTGMLRMNHNLTGLPCVTGEVVAVHVDSRAMYLEMARAVDKARHHVHVEFYIQAWDETTDVFYQALARAVQRGVQVRLLVDHLGSRKYPGWRRFGDRLDAIGVTWRLTMPLLPHKCRFRRPDLRNHRKLLTIDSERAFIGSHNIIDPHYLSRRNLHTGRKWEDLSVEVTGEIVLEAEAVFSMDWFFEAGEDLSTQGVLPLVAQAHTTEPVGAPAPQPGRPDAVVNAMQLVPSGPGYPTEPNLRMFLTLIANATRKVSITSPYFIPDEALLSALTTASYRGVEVDLFVGLESDHFIVNHAQRSYYGALLAAGVRIFRYPAPTVLHSKYMTVDDEVAVIGSSNMDFRSFALNYEVMLLTFGGDLDDLLRANDAVYRERSTELTAEQWANEPWYRRYVDNVCRLVSAVL; encoded by the coding sequence ATGAGCTGGGATTCACAGTCATTCCTCGCGACGACCTGGGTGGTGGGGGACTACCTCATCAAACTCATCGCGCTGGGCACGGTGCCTGAGAACCGGCGCCCCTCCTCATCCACCGCCTGGCTCCTGGCCATCTTCCTGCTCCCCTTGATCGGACTTCCGCTCTACGTCTTCTTGGGCAGTCCCTGGGTTCACGGGCGGCGTCGCCAGCAGCAAGATGATGTCACTCACCTGGCCCACCAGTTTACCGCCGGTCGTCCCCTGCTGCCCGAGGGGGCCAGCGCCACCCCTCAACTCACCGGCATGCTGCGCATGAACCACAACCTCACTGGCCTGCCTTGTGTGACCGGGGAAGTGGTGGCCGTGCACGTGGACAGCCGCGCCATGTACCTGGAGATGGCACGCGCCGTAGACAAAGCCCGCCACCACGTGCACGTCGAGTTCTACATTCAGGCCTGGGATGAAACCACCGATGTCTTCTACCAGGCCCTCGCCCGGGCTGTGCAGCGCGGCGTCCAGGTGCGCCTGCTGGTGGACCACCTGGGGTCGCGCAAATATCCCGGCTGGCGCCGCTTCGGGGACCGGCTGGATGCGATTGGTGTGACCTGGCGGCTCACCATGCCGCTGCTGCCCCACAAATGCCGCTTCCGCCGCCCAGACCTACGCAACCACCGCAAGCTCCTGACCATTGACTCCGAGCGGGCCTTCATCGGCTCCCACAACATCATTGACCCGCACTACCTGTCCCGCCGCAACCTTCACACCGGACGCAAATGGGAGGACTTGAGTGTGGAGGTCACCGGGGAAATCGTGCTGGAGGCGGAGGCTGTGTTCAGCATGGACTGGTTCTTCGAGGCGGGTGAGGACCTCTCCACCCAGGGGGTCCTCCCGCTGGTCGCCCAGGCCCACACCACCGAGCCAGTGGGTGCTCCGGCCCCGCAGCCTGGGCGGCCCGACGCCGTCGTCAACGCCATGCAGCTGGTGCCCTCCGGGCCGGGCTACCCCACCGAGCCCAACTTGCGCATGTTCCTCACGCTGATCGCCAACGCCACACGCAAGGTCTCCATAACCAGCCCCTACTTCATCCCCGACGAGGCACTGCTATCTGCCTTGACGACGGCGTCGTACCGTGGCGTGGAGGTGGATCTGTTCGTGGGGTTGGAGTCCGACCACTTCATTGTCAACCATGCGCAACGCTCCTACTACGGGGCGCTGCTGGCTGCGGGCGTGCGCATCTTCCGCTACCCCGCGCCCACCGTGCTGCACTCCAAGTACATGACTGTGGACGATGAGGTGGCCGTGATCGGCTCGTCAAACATGGACTTCCGGTCCTTCGCCTTGAACTACGAGGTCATGCTGCTGACCTTCGGCGGCGACCTGGACGACCTGCTGCGCGCCAACGACGCCGTCTACCGCGAGCGCTCCACCGAGCTGACCGCCGAGCAGTGGGCCAATGAGCCCTGGTACCGCCGCTACGTGGACAACGTCTGCCGCCTGGTGTCAGCAGTGCTGTGA
- a CDS encoding DUF3418 domain-containing protein, which translates to MDRPSEHSEQPCPRRRHHHAGPGRPGRPGTHRPKRPSTWPGFTPQQLAARAAAVPTISYPAELPVSARREEIAAAIRDNQVVIVAGETGSGKTTQLPKICLELGRGVDGMIGHTQPRRIAARSVAERIAHELGTPIGRDGVVGYQVRFTEEVGPQTLVKLMTDGILLAEIQSDPQLRRYDTIIVDEAHERSLNIDFILGYLARLLPQRPDLKVIITSATIDSARFAKHFGRHAAGEPGSASRQPVPVVEVSGRTYPVEIRYRPLVPDAGAATASGTNEHDGAGGAPGSNGKGHGRTGSAPHQAEEERDQVTGILDAVDELMATGPGDILVFLAGERDIRDTESALMDHLGPRYTPDGRSRTPGAVEVVPLFSRLSAAEQHRVFEPHSCRRIVLATNVAETALTVPGIRYVVDPGLARISRYSNRTKVQRLPIEPISQASASQRSGRCGRVADGVTIRLYSEADFAARPEYTEPEILRTSLASVILQMAALGLGAVENFPFIDSPETRSIRDGVQLLTEIGAIEPPDAATTRPSRRGPRLTAVGRRLARLPIDPRLGRMLLEAGELGCVGEVMVIVSALSIQDVRERPVDRQEAADALHRRFADTSSDFLTYLNLWRYLRTQQRELSGSAFRRMCRNEFLHYLRVREWQDVHTQLRQLARPLGLDAAPVELPTARAIRVAGQALEPGTHAAQIAHGDVAAAVVALGRSADTPDADAIHRSLLVGLLSNVGNWDERRREYAGARGTRFTVWPGSGLRRKTYDWVMTAELVETSRLFARTVAKVDSRWVEEVAGRAGLLKRVHGEPYWSTRHGAAMVHEKVLLYGMTLVADRPVTLASVDSASAREVAREMFIRSALVEGDWHARHGFVQRNRELVEELGDVERRRREHGLLADDSALFAFYDDLLPETVYGANDFDAWWKREKSRHPQLLDYTRELLLPGGDDVDLEHAYPDQWVQGDLTLGLEYVFEPGHPADGVSLLVPVEVLGRLEPGGFDWLVPGMRPELVVATIRALPKRVRRQLVPAPDVGAQVWAVLRKEYGAGSIVGRTVGSGRVAGSASAGAQTAGDIAPDGGAAPSLGAQANAPEVSFREAFSTVVSRLRDVEITEADWAEAEDRLPKYLRMSFVALDAASREIGRDKDLVALQKRLAGRSQQAVRSVVRGALAQAMAEAQQRENRKRGRQSGKGHGRDGASVSGTGSAGSGGASGKAAGGRNGAPRSGLAEKTGLNDWPTGVIGLEGPTRSTIPQVVETTGRAGLVVRGYPALVATGPLSADLRILGDAAAQAREHSAGVIALALARTVLPTVRVTSRWNAKETLALAASPYRSTETLVADIQLAAARIVAAHWVEQAKLDGAGLTETKLSGLREREAFEQLVTVMRRDLEDEVYRVVQQVAVTLTALREVERTVTASTSLTLLGTLQEVREHAATLVYDGFVAATPAEQLAHLPRFLRALTLRVEKAQTSPHQDAALVYQVHQAEEMVAAARSRAAAHTADAGNEAVLAEARWMLEELRVSLFAQTLGTSRKVSVQRISKLLARV; encoded by the coding sequence ATGGACCGTCCCAGTGAGCACAGCGAGCAGCCCTGCCCCCGCCGTCGGCACCACCACGCCGGGCCTGGCCGCCCCGGCCGCCCCGGGACGCACCGCCCTAAGCGGCCCAGCACCTGGCCCGGCTTCACCCCCCAGCAGTTGGCGGCACGTGCCGCCGCCGTCCCCACCATCTCCTACCCCGCCGAGCTGCCCGTCAGCGCCCGCCGCGAGGAGATCGCCGCCGCGATCCGCGACAACCAGGTGGTGATCGTGGCCGGGGAGACGGGCTCAGGCAAGACCACCCAGCTGCCCAAGATCTGCCTGGAGCTAGGCCGAGGCGTGGACGGCATGATCGGGCACACCCAGCCGCGCCGCATCGCCGCCCGCTCCGTAGCCGAACGCATCGCCCATGAGCTGGGCACCCCCATCGGGCGCGACGGGGTGGTCGGCTACCAGGTGCGCTTCACCGAGGAGGTCGGCCCCCAGACCCTGGTCAAACTCATGACCGACGGCATTCTCCTGGCCGAAATCCAGTCCGACCCCCAGCTGCGCCGCTACGACACGATCATCGTGGACGAGGCGCACGAGCGCAGCCTCAACATCGACTTCATCCTGGGCTACCTGGCCCGGCTGCTGCCCCAGCGCCCCGACCTCAAAGTCATCATTACCTCCGCCACCATCGACTCGGCGCGCTTCGCCAAGCACTTCGGGCGCCACGCGGCGGGCGAGCCGGGATCAGCCAGCCGCCAGCCCGTGCCCGTGGTCGAGGTCTCCGGGCGCACCTACCCCGTTGAGATCCGCTACCGGCCCTTGGTTCCCGACGCCGGGGCCGCAACGGCATCAGGCACCAATGAACACGACGGCGCAGGCGGTGCTCCCGGCAGTAACGGCAAGGGGCATGGCCGCACCGGTTCCGCACCGCATCAGGCCGAAGAGGAACGCGACCAGGTCACCGGCATCCTGGACGCCGTCGACGAACTCATGGCTACCGGCCCCGGCGACATCCTGGTGTTCCTGGCCGGTGAGCGGGACATCCGCGACACTGAGTCCGCCCTCATGGACCACCTGGGCCCCCGCTACACCCCCGATGGCCGCAGCCGCACCCCCGGCGCAGTGGAGGTGGTGCCGCTTTTCTCCCGCCTGAGCGCCGCCGAGCAGCACCGCGTCTTCGAGCCGCACAGCTGCCGCCGCATCGTGCTGGCCACCAACGTTGCGGAGACCGCCCTGACCGTCCCCGGCATCCGCTACGTAGTGGACCCCGGCCTGGCGCGCATCTCCCGCTACTCCAACCGCACCAAGGTGCAGCGCCTGCCCATTGAGCCGATCAGCCAAGCCAGCGCTTCCCAGCGCTCAGGCCGCTGTGGGCGTGTGGCCGACGGCGTCACCATCCGGCTCTACTCGGAGGCGGACTTCGCGGCGCGCCCCGAGTACACCGAGCCGGAAATCCTGCGCACCTCCCTGGCCTCCGTGATCTTGCAGATGGCGGCCCTGGGCCTGGGGGCCGTGGAAAACTTTCCCTTCATCGACTCCCCAGAGACCCGTTCCATCCGCGATGGCGTGCAACTGCTCACCGAGATCGGGGCCATCGAGCCCCCAGACGCCGCCACCACCCGCCCCAGCCGCCGGGGGCCCCGCCTGACCGCCGTCGGCCGCCGCCTGGCCCGCCTGCCTATCGACCCCCGCCTGGGCCGGATGCTGCTGGAGGCTGGGGAGCTGGGCTGCGTCGGAGAGGTCATGGTGATCGTCTCGGCGCTGTCCATCCAGGACGTGCGCGAGCGCCCGGTAGACCGCCAGGAGGCCGCCGACGCCCTGCACCGGCGCTTCGCCGACACCAGCAGCGACTTCCTGACCTACCTGAACCTGTGGCGCTACCTGCGCACCCAGCAGCGCGAACTCTCCGGCTCCGCCTTCCGCCGGATGTGCCGCAACGAGTTCCTGCACTACCTGCGGGTGCGTGAATGGCAGGACGTCCACACCCAGCTGCGTCAGCTGGCCCGCCCCCTGGGGCTGGACGCCGCCCCCGTGGAGCTGCCCACCGCCCGCGCCATCCGGGTCGCCGGGCAGGCCCTGGAGCCGGGCACGCACGCCGCCCAGATCGCCCATGGGGACGTGGCGGCTGCCGTCGTTGCCCTGGGGCGCAGCGCCGACACCCCCGACGCCGACGCGATCCACCGCTCCCTGCTGGTGGGGCTGCTGTCCAACGTGGGTAACTGGGATGAGCGACGGCGCGAGTACGCCGGGGCACGCGGTACCCGCTTCACGGTCTGGCCGGGCTCAGGGCTGCGCCGCAAGACCTACGACTGGGTGATGACGGCGGAGCTGGTGGAGACCAGCCGCTTGTTCGCCCGCACCGTGGCCAAGGTGGATTCCCGCTGGGTGGAGGAGGTGGCCGGGCGCGCGGGCCTGCTCAAGCGGGTGCACGGCGAGCCCTACTGGTCCACGCGCCACGGGGCCGCGATGGTGCACGAGAAGGTGCTGCTGTACGGCATGACGCTGGTGGCCGACCGGCCGGTTACGCTGGCCAGCGTCGACTCAGCCTCCGCACGCGAGGTGGCCCGGGAGATGTTCATTCGCTCCGCCCTGGTGGAGGGCGACTGGCACGCCCGGCACGGTTTCGTGCAGCGCAACCGGGAGCTGGTGGAGGAGCTGGGGGACGTGGAGCGGCGTCGGCGTGAGCACGGGCTGCTGGCCGACGACTCCGCCCTGTTCGCCTTCTATGACGACCTGCTGCCGGAGACGGTCTACGGGGCCAACGACTTTGACGCCTGGTGGAAGCGGGAGAAGAGCCGCCACCCCCAGCTGCTGGACTACACGCGCGAGTTGCTGCTGCCTGGGGGAGACGACGTCGACCTTGAGCACGCCTACCCGGATCAGTGGGTCCAGGGGGACCTGACCCTGGGCTTGGAGTACGTGTTCGAGCCCGGACACCCAGCTGACGGGGTGAGCCTGCTGGTGCCGGTGGAGGTGCTGGGGCGGCTGGAGCCGGGCGGCTTTGACTGGCTGGTGCCGGGTATGCGCCCCGAGCTGGTGGTGGCCACGATCCGGGCGCTGCCCAAGCGGGTGCGCCGCCAGCTGGTGCCTGCCCCGGATGTGGGCGCCCAGGTCTGGGCGGTGCTGCGTAAGGAGTACGGGGCCGGAAGTATTGTTGGACGTACTGTTGGCTCTGGCAGAGTCGCAGGTAGTGCGAGTGCGGGAGCGCAAACCGCTGGTGACATTGCACCCGACGGTGGGGCAGCACCGTCATTGGGTGCGCAGGCAAACGCACCGGAGGTGAGCTTCCGGGAGGCATTCAGTACGGTTGTCTCGCGCCTACGGGACGTAGAAATCACGGAAGCCGACTGGGCAGAAGCCGAAGACCGGCTGCCCAAGTACCTGCGCATGTCCTTTGTGGCGCTGGACGCCGCTAGTAGGGAGATCGGGCGGGACAAGGACCTGGTGGCCTTGCAGAAGCGCCTGGCGGGCCGCTCGCAGCAGGCGGTGCGCTCGGTGGTGCGTGGCGCCCTGGCGCAGGCCATGGCCGAGGCGCAGCAACGCGAGAACCGCAAGCGTGGGCGCCAAAGCGGCAAAGGGCACGGCAGGGACGGCGCCAGCGTATCAGGGACTGGCTCTGCTGGCAGTGGCGGGGCTTCGGGCAAGGCAGCTGGTGGCCGCAACGGTGCCCCACGCTCGGGCCTAGCGGAGAAGACAGGCTTGAACGACTGGCCCACGGGGGTCATCGGGCTGGAGGGGCCAACGCGCAGCACCATCCCCCAGGTCGTGGAGACCACGGGCCGGGCGGGGCTGGTGGTGCGTGGCTACCCGGCTCTGGTGGCCACGGGCCCCCTGAGCGCGGATCTGCGGATCCTGGGTGACGCCGCCGCACAGGCGCGCGAGCACAGTGCGGGCGTGATTGCTCTGGCGCTGGCGCGCACGGTGCTGCCCACAGTCCGGGTGACGAGCCGTTGGAACGCTAAGGAGACGCTGGCGCTCGCGGCATCCCCCTACCGGAGCACCGAGACCCTGGTGGCGGATATCCAGCTGGCGGCAGCTCGCATCGTCGCCGCGCACTGGGTGGAACAAGCCAAGTTGGACGGGGCTGGGTTGACGGAGACCAAGCTGTCGGGGCTGCGCGAGCGGGAGGCTTTCGAGCAGCTTGTGACCGTGATGCGCCGTGATCTGGAAGACGAGGTCTACCGGGTGGTCCAGCAGGTGGCGGTGACCTTGACCGCCCTGCGGGAGGTGGAGAGGACGGTGACGGCGTCGACCTCCCTGACGCTGCTGGGCACGCTGCAGGAGGTGCGTGAGCATGCGGCCACGCTCGTCTACGACGGCTTCGTGGCCGCGACGCCCGCCGAGCAGTTGGCGCATCTGCCGCGTTTCCTGCGGGCGCTGACCCTGCGTGTGGAGAAGGCACAGACCTCCCCCCACCAGGACGCGGCACTGGTCTACCAGGTGCACCAGGCCGAAGAGATGGTGGCGGCGGCACGTTCGCGGGCAGCGGCGCATACTGCCGACGCCGGGAATGAGGCGGTGCTGGCCGAGGCGCGCTGGATGTTGGAGGAGCTGCGGGTGAGCCTGTTCGCCCAAACCCTGGGCACCAGCCGGAAGGTAAGTGTGCAGCGCATCAGCAAGCTGCTGGCGAGGGTCTGA
- a CDS encoding alpha/beta hydrolase family protein encodes MPDIRIDTPRGITLAATLELPEGAEPLVPEALEDAAAVKAAGQDAARDLGVVILVHDFLTDRHGLAGRLDHVGAAYREADLATLAFDFSGLGESDDDVITLAGEVEDLRAVSGWLAERGFTRQGVHANGFGATAALLASPELVRAAVAVGTIMGPQSILWEEVFSPEQLDELDQHGLTRVPDDNANGRQWDVLSKETLVDVSMQEPEKVLAEVPWPVLLLHGALANEFPDTAEAAAQGFQMLPQGSQMAQVQADNHEQALAEVARLGVDWMVRHLA; translated from the coding sequence ATGCCTGACATTCGTATCGACACCCCCCGCGGCATCACTCTTGCCGCCACTTTGGAGCTGCCAGAGGGTGCTGAGCCCCTCGTCCCCGAGGCGCTTGAGGACGCTGCCGCAGTGAAGGCGGCTGGGCAGGATGCCGCCCGGGACCTGGGTGTGGTGATCCTGGTGCATGACTTCCTGACGGACCGGCATGGGTTGGCGGGGCGGCTGGACCACGTGGGGGCCGCCTATCGGGAGGCTGACTTAGCTACTTTAGCTTTTGACTTCTCTGGCCTGGGTGAGTCTGATGACGACGTCATCACCTTGGCTGGTGAGGTGGAGGACCTGCGGGCGGTGTCTGGTTGGCTGGCGGAGCGGGGTTTCACGCGCCAGGGTGTGCACGCGAACGGTTTCGGGGCGACGGCGGCGCTGCTGGCCAGCCCGGAACTGGTGCGCGCGGCGGTGGCGGTGGGCACGATCATGGGGCCGCAGTCGATCCTGTGGGAGGAGGTCTTCTCCCCTGAGCAGCTTGACGAGCTGGACCAGCACGGGTTGACGCGCGTCCCCGATGACAACGCCAATGGGCGCCAGTGGGACGTGCTGAGCAAGGAAACTCTGGTGGATGTGTCCATGCAGGAGCCGGAGAAGGTGCTGGCAGAGGTGCCGTGGCCGGTGCTGCTGTTGCATGGGGCGCTGGCCAATGAGTTCCCGGACACGGCGGAGGCGGCGGCGCAGGGCTTCCAGATGCTGCCCCAGGGTTCCCAGATGGCGCAGGTGCAGGCCGACAACCACGAGCAGGCCCTGGCTGAGGTGGCGCGGCTGGGCGTGGACTGGATGGTGCGGCATTTAGCCTGA
- a CDS encoding glycoside hydrolase family 15: protein MRRRSLLLGATYLPAAALLGGLGVRALVQRPTPTLLCGGVAVGADGVLWPLAPGLAPTYLSDSRVPADDAACPLNLDAAEREQLAQAARERRAGAQLPSGRWEQLCSVALDDLLALTSPVLADTVCGAGTAATAPAITTYPRGAVVAGPVSWWRYTWPRDASFVALALARCGLHGEALEVLTHLAGLQGADGTFAARYTATGGLPDARPPQTDGVGYFAWAIAGVLTTLPAGTRPDAVATLEAALTRCADRLVHLTAGPTGLPPASPDYWEVRERFTTLGTAAATLLGLEAAATQTKLSDGISDHAAVSAARLREAIHSAYGVTWGRYPDTVAAAVGSPGQIDAAIALVLPPFTAALPGALEVRETAVSRMGRLAGGVAPGEGWRRDGVSWTPETALLAWSAAGLGWRDEAEALLSWLESHRTTVGALPEKVLADGSPAGPAPLAWTCALVLLAVHELAD from the coding sequence TTGCGACGCCGTAGCCTCCTGCTCGGTGCCACCTACCTGCCCGCCGCAGCTCTCCTAGGTGGCCTTGGTGTGCGCGCATTGGTGCAGCGCCCCACCCCCACACTGCTTTGCGGTGGCGTGGCCGTTGGCGCCGACGGCGTGCTGTGGCCCTTGGCTCCCGGCCTTGCGCCCACCTACCTGTCGGATAGTCGCGTACCCGCCGACGACGCCGCCTGCCCCCTGAACCTGGACGCGGCTGAGCGCGAGCAACTGGCGCAGGCGGCCCGTGAGCGCCGGGCCGGGGCACAGCTGCCATCGGGCCGTTGGGAGCAGCTGTGCTCTGTGGCCCTAGACGACCTACTGGCTCTGACTAGCCCGGTGCTGGCTGACACCGTGTGCGGGGCTGGTACCGCCGCCACGGCGCCAGCTATAACTACCTACCCGCGTGGTGCTGTCGTGGCGGGGCCAGTGAGCTGGTGGCGCTACACCTGGCCGCGTGACGCTTCCTTCGTCGCCCTGGCCCTAGCTCGCTGCGGGCTGCACGGTGAGGCGCTGGAGGTGCTCACTCACCTGGCGGGCCTGCAGGGGGCTGACGGCACCTTCGCTGCCCGCTACACCGCCACCGGTGGCCTGCCCGACGCCCGCCCACCACAGACCGACGGCGTCGGTTACTTCGCCTGGGCTATCGCGGGGGTGCTCACCACCCTGCCAGCAGGCACACGGCCCGACGCCGTCGCCACCCTGGAGGCGGCTTTGACTCGCTGCGCCGACCGGCTGGTGCATCTGACCGCTGGGCCCACCGGCCTGCCCCCAGCCAGCCCCGACTACTGGGAGGTGCGGGAGCGCTTCACCACCCTCGGCACCGCCGCCGCCACCCTCTTGGGCCTGGAGGCTGCGGCAACCCAGACGAAGCTTTCGGACGGGATCAGCGACCATGCCGCCGTGAGTGCCGCCCGACTGAGGGAGGCCATCCACAGCGCCTACGGAGTTACCTGGGGCAGGTACCCGGATACGGTGGCCGCCGCCGTCGGCTCTCCCGGTCAGATCGACGCCGCCATCGCCCTGGTCCTTCCGCCCTTCACCGCCGCCCTGCCTGGGGCGCTGGAGGTGCGGGAGACGGCGGTGTCACGTATGGGTCGGCTAGCCGGTGGCGTGGCTCCAGGGGAGGGCTGGCGCCGCGACGGCGTTTCCTGGACCCCGGAGACCGCCCTACTGGCTTGGTCCGCAGCCGGGCTGGGATGGCGGGATGAGGCGGAGGCGTTGCTGAGCTGGTTGGAGTCTCACCGCACGACGGTCGGGGCCTTGCCCGAGAAGGTGCTGGCTGACGGCAGTCCCGCCGGGCCCGCACCCTTGGCCTGGACCTGCGCCCTGGTGCTCCTAGCCGTCCACGAGCTGGCGGACTAG
- a CDS encoding LytR C-terminal domain-containing protein, which produces MSPYSYSPDEFDADDDGISPVGVHRAQLPAWRSWLPLLLVIVIAPVLAWGAVTMLGDSAGSTSTNTSSKATTTPQAEEPSVSPTASIGNVAPETGASSEATASSAHASTDFTLGVTVHNGTTISGLAGRTGDRLRNAGYTAVTVSQGIYSGTDPMTSTVFYGDEKNQPTARALADTLGIQNVQQSVDATGSNPLVVVLRADFQE; this is translated from the coding sequence GTGAGTCCGTACAGCTATTCACCCGACGAGTTCGACGCTGACGATGATGGCATCTCTCCCGTCGGCGTGCATCGCGCCCAGCTTCCCGCTTGGCGCAGCTGGCTGCCCCTTTTGCTGGTCATTGTCATTGCGCCGGTGCTCGCCTGGGGTGCCGTCACCATGCTGGGTGACTCCGCAGGCAGCACCTCCACCAATACGAGCAGCAAGGCCACCACTACCCCACAGGCTGAGGAGCCCAGCGTCTCGCCCACTGCATCCATCGGCAACGTGGCCCCGGAGACCGGGGCATCCAGTGAGGCGACCGCGAGCAGTGCCCACGCCTCCACGGACTTCACCCTGGGTGTGACTGTGCACAACGGCACCACCATCTCCGGCCTGGCTGGCCGCACCGGCGACCGCCTCCGCAACGCGGGCTACACCGCCGTAACCGTCTCCCAGGGGATCTACTCTGGCACGGACCCAATGACTTCCACGGTCTTCTACGGGGATGAAAAGAACCAGCCTACGGCCCGTGCCCTGGCTGACACCCTCGGCATCCAGAACGTGCAGCAGTCTGTGGACGCTACCGGCTCCAACCCGCTGGTGGTCGTGTTGCGCGCAGACTTCCAGGAGTGA